The proteins below are encoded in one region of Archocentrus centrarchus isolate MPI-CPG fArcCen1 chromosome 13, fArcCen1, whole genome shotgun sequence:
- the LOC115791285 gene encoding uncharacterized protein LOC115791285 isoform X2, which produces MTVEGVLQFPSLSSVFWMSAGWQRAVMSFFEKADVLHLRKMTCLWTRYAGFFSHYEVHGDPVHSPLPASRSLPTTGIPFAFMHRPSPSALTDTPRPSAGTPRASNLFPARSFQRAIHIAKIVNDKLSTSKTVIIRFLEAEANVEGITQKVKDALGCDEVITLTDSQGNEIVDSEGTRSSHYWKQNSRKIYAIFEDDFVEFQNGRTAKASRRADDSMSIQEVIGKIDQLKQAAESLQDITSAINQLSELAKHTRKAVTDAHLHSVKDAFACLVCKALMEEPMFSTCCESLVGCRTCVEQWLLTADHCLKCRAEEIDRRVHQVKGLHAVLSLLKEI; this is translated from the exons ATGACAGTAGAGGGCGTGCTGCAGTTTCCATCGTTGTCAAGTGTATTTTGGATGTCTGCGGGATGGCAACGGGCAGTTATGTCCTTTTTCGAGAAAGCAGACGTGTTACACTTAAGGAAGATGACATGTCTGTGGACAAGATATGCAGGATTTTTCAG TCATTATGAGGTCCATGGAGATCCAGTTCATAGTCCACTTCCTGCAAGCAGATCCCTACCCACTACTGGTATTCCATTTGCCTTCATGCACCGACCCTCACCTTCTGCTCTGACTGACACACCACGGCCTTCAGCTGGAACGCCACGAGCAAGCAACCTGTTCCCAGCAAGATCTTTCCAAAG GGCTATCCATATTGCCAAAATAGTAAATGACAAGCTCAGTACTTCCAAAACAGTCATCATTCGCTTTTTGGAAGCTGAAGCAAATGTGGAAGGAATAACACAGAAGGTGAAGGATGCCTTGGGCTGTGATGAGGTGATTACCCTGACAGACAGCCAAGGAAATGAAATAGTAGACTCGGAGGGCACAAGAA GTTCCCATTACTGGAAACAGAACTCCAGAAAAATCTATGCAATCTTTGAGGATGACTTTGTGGAGTTCCAGAATGGAAGAACAGCTAAAGCAAG TCGAAGGGCCGACGACAGTATGAGCATACAAGAGGTCATTGGCAAAATTGACCAACTAAAGCAAGCTGCTGAGAGCCTCCAAGATATCACCTCAGCAATAAACCAGCTGTCTGAGCTTGCAAAGCACACACGCAAAGCAGTGACTGATGCCCACCTGCATTCTGTAAAGGATGCCTTTGCCTGCCTCGTTTGCAAAG CTCTAATGGAGGAACCCATGTTTTCCACGTGCTGCGAGTCTCTAGTTGGATGCCGAACATGTGTGGAGCAGTGGCTGTTAACTGCAGATCACTGTCTGAAATGCAGAGCTGAAGAAATTGATCGTAGGGTACACCAAGTTAAGGGTCTCCatgctgttctctctctcctcaaaGAGATATAG
- the LOC115791285 gene encoding uncharacterized protein LOC115791285 isoform X1, which yields MATGSYVLFRESRRVTLKEDDMSVDKICRIFQVNCSSLYITDDANTAIFPEPAGHFSILNLSHHSHYEVHGDPVHSPLPASRSLPTTGIPFAFMHRPSPSALTDTPRPSAGTPRASNLFPARSFQRAIHIAKIVNDKLSTSKTVIIRFLEAEANVEGITQKVKDALGCDEVITLTDSQGNEIVDSEGTRSSHYWKQNSRKIYAIFEDDFVEFQNGRTAKASRRADDSMSIQEVIGKIDQLKQAAESLQDITSAINQLSELAKHTRKAVTDAHLHSVKDAFACLVCKALMEEPMFSTCCESLVGCRTCVEQWLLTADHCLKCRAEEIDRRVHQVKGLHAVLSLLKEI from the exons ATGGCAACGGGCAGTTATGTCCTTTTTCGAGAAAGCAGACGTGTTACACTTAAGGAAGATGACATGTCTGTGGACAAGATATGCAGGATTTTTCAG GTTAATTGCAGTAGTCTGTACATTACAGATGATGCAAACACTGCAATATTTCCAGAGCCAGcaggacatttttccatcctaAATCTTTCACATCACAGTCATTATGAGGTCCATGGAGATCCAGTTCATAGTCCACTTCCTGCAAGCAGATCCCTACCCACTACTGGTATTCCATTTGCCTTCATGCACCGACCCTCACCTTCTGCTCTGACTGACACACCACGGCCTTCAGCTGGAACGCCACGAGCAAGCAACCTGTTCCCAGCAAGATCTTTCCAAAG GGCTATCCATATTGCCAAAATAGTAAATGACAAGCTCAGTACTTCCAAAACAGTCATCATTCGCTTTTTGGAAGCTGAAGCAAATGTGGAAGGAATAACACAGAAGGTGAAGGATGCCTTGGGCTGTGATGAGGTGATTACCCTGACAGACAGCCAAGGAAATGAAATAGTAGACTCGGAGGGCACAAGAA GTTCCCATTACTGGAAACAGAACTCCAGAAAAATCTATGCAATCTTTGAGGATGACTTTGTGGAGTTCCAGAATGGAAGAACAGCTAAAGCAAG TCGAAGGGCCGACGACAGTATGAGCATACAAGAGGTCATTGGCAAAATTGACCAACTAAAGCAAGCTGCTGAGAGCCTCCAAGATATCACCTCAGCAATAAACCAGCTGTCTGAGCTTGCAAAGCACACACGCAAAGCAGTGACTGATGCCCACCTGCATTCTGTAAAGGATGCCTTTGCCTGCCTCGTTTGCAAAG CTCTAATGGAGGAACCCATGTTTTCCACGTGCTGCGAGTCTCTAGTTGGATGCCGAACATGTGTGGAGCAGTGGCTGTTAACTGCAGATCACTGTCTGAAATGCAGAGCTGAAGAAATTGATCGTAGGGTACACCAAGTTAAGGGTCTCCatgctgttctctctctcctcaaaGAGATATAG
- the LOC115791282 gene encoding uncharacterized protein LOC115791282 isoform X4 — translation MQQDSSKKIVSHSTMPVKNNIIIYEDVYRPALLSCGLWDQVRVDCGKEFYLALFIQERLAQYRYNYENKPSHAVLKYAQNHVIERMWSEVNARVNYPLKTALVQLVDMEELDMEDSTSKYCVSNLTCQMARIGITNVVEAWNAHRIPGKGIPNELAKGGCPAKIAEELLPNGAAAADLYQQEVGSALKRDSIFGLEPFSSEEAKQWTETEFGSHFDLFSLYQNVVHHNYGPFKDAVRFLIDITRCCV, via the exons AAAACAACATCATCATTTACGAGGATGTGTACAG ACCTGCTCTGCTTTCTTGTGGACTGTGGGATCAGGTCAGAGTTGACTGTGGGAAGGAGTTTTACCTGGCACTGTTCATCCAGGAAAGGCTGGCACAATACAGATACAATT ATGAGAATAAGCCGAGTCATGCTGTTTTAAAATATGCACAGAACCATGTGATTGAGAGAATGTGGTCAGAGGTAAATGCCCGAGTCAACTATCCTCTGAAGACTGCTTTGGTACAACTGGTGGACATGGAGGAACTGGACATGGAGGACAGCACATCCAAGTACTGTGTGTCAAACTTGACATGCCAGATGGCCAGGATTGGTATCACTAATGTTGTAGAGGCATGGAATGCACACAGAATCCCAG GAAAAGGAATACCAAATGAACTGGCTAAAGGGGGGTGTCCTGCAAAAATTGCTGAGGAACTTCTGCCTAATGGTGCCGCTGCAGCTGACCTGTATCAGCAGGAGGTGGGATCAGCCTTGAAGAGAGATTCCATTTTTGGACTGGAGCCTTTCTCCTCTGAAGAAGCCAAACAGTGGACTGAAACAGAGTTTGgttctcattttgacttgttttcacTTTACCAAAACGTGGTTCATCATAACTATGGACCCTTTAAAGATGCTGTTAGGTTTCTTATTGACATCACCAGATGTTGTGTGTGA